The Anas platyrhynchos isolate ZD024472 breed Pekin duck chromosome 3, IASCAAS_PekinDuck_T2T, whole genome shotgun sequence genome includes a window with the following:
- the CTSB gene encoding cathepsin B: protein MWLSVSILCVLVALANARSIPYYPPLSSDLVNHINKLNTTWKAGHNFHNTDMSYVKKLCGTFLGGPKLPERVDFAADLDLPDNFDSRKQWPNCPTISEIRDQGSCGSCWAFGAVEAISDRICVHTNAKVSVEVSAEDLLSCCGFECGMGCNGGYPSGAWRYWTERGLVSGGLYDSHVGCRPYSIPPCEHHVNGSRPPCTGEGGETPRCSRHCEPGYSPSYKEDKHYGITSYGVPHSEKEIMAEIYKNGPVEGAFIVYEDFLMYKSGVYQHVSGEQVGGHAIRILGWGVENGTPYWLAANSWNTDWGDNGFFKILRGEDHCGIESEIVAGIPRTEQYWKRM, encoded by the exons ATGTGGCTGTCCGTGTCCATCCTGTGTGTCCTGGTGGCCTTGGCCAATGCCCGCAGCATTCCTTACTACCCGCCGCTCTCCAGCGACCTGGTCAACCACATCAACAAGCTCAACACCACCTGGAAG GCAGGACACAACTTCCACAACACTGACATGAGCTACGTGAAGAAGCTCTGTGGCACTTTCCTAGGTGGGCCCAAGCTCCccgagag GGTAGATTTCGCTGCGGATCTGGACTTGCCAGATAACTTCGACTCGCGGAAGCAGTGGCCCAACTGTCCCACCATCAGCGAGATAAGAGACCAGGGCTCCTGTGGCTCTTGCTGG GCCTTTGGTGCTGTAGAAGCCATTTCGGACAGGATCTGTGTCCACACAAACGCCAAGGTGAGCGTGGAGGTGTCGGCGGAGGACTTGCTGTCATGCTGCGGCTTCGAGTGCGGCATGGG GTGCAATGGTGGTTACCCCTCTGGTGCGTGGAGGTACTGGACAGAGCGGGGCCTCGTGTCTGGGGGCCTCTACGACTCCCACGTGG GCTGCCGTCCCTACTCCATTCCACCCTGTGAGCACCACGTCAACGGCTCCCGGCCACCGTGCAccggggagggaggagaaaccCCCAGGTGCAGCCGGCACTGCGAGCCTGGCTACTCACCCTCGTACAAGGAGGACAAGCACTATG GCATCACGTCCTACGGCGTCCCTCACAGCGAGAAGGAAATCATGGCTGAGATCTACAAGAACGGACCGGTGGAAGGAGCCTTTATTGTCTACGAGGACTTCCTGATGTACAAGTCTG GGGTGTACCAGCACGTGTCCGGGGAGCAGGTCGGAGGCCATGCGATCCGGATCCTGGGCTGGGGGGTCGAAAATGGGACCCCCTACTGGCTGGCTGCCAACTCCTGGAACACCGACTGGGGGGATAACG GCTTCTTCAAAATCCTCCGAGGTGAGGACCACTGCGGCATCGAGTCCGAAATCGTGGCCGGCATCCCCCGGACGGAGCAATACTGGAAGAGGATGTAA